Proteins from one Hyalangium ruber genomic window:
- a CDS encoding SRPBCC domain-containing protein, producing the protein MATKKQEQQPIDAYLASVKDPVARKTLGALRQQLRKLLPGATETISYRMPAFKVDGDVVAGFAFFKSHCGYYPFSGGVVPALKPELEGYATSKSGVTFLPDEPLPAKLVKRLVQARLAELAPGGKKPAAAKKKALITERVTDSAVKEATGRDWKAWMRALDAAGAAELNHKELVALVAREVESGWWQQSISVAYEQARGKRVVGETATTGFQVGVVRTLPMTAPELWDLLTKQAERWLGPGAKLKFEPGKGYEVPKRRGAPGVRGELRVVKPGERLRMTWQPDSWTKPATLQLTLESKARGAALHVHMEKLPDAKAREAMREHWSKILANIAKD; encoded by the coding sequence ATGGCGACGAAGAAGCAGGAACAGCAGCCGATCGATGCATATCTGGCGAGCGTGAAGGACCCGGTAGCGAGGAAGACGCTAGGGGCGCTGCGCCAGCAACTGCGCAAGCTGCTTCCAGGGGCAACCGAGACGATCAGCTACCGGATGCCCGCCTTCAAGGTCGATGGGGACGTCGTGGCGGGCTTCGCGTTCTTCAAGAGCCACTGTGGCTACTACCCGTTCAGCGGCGGTGTGGTGCCGGCACTGAAGCCGGAGCTGGAAGGGTACGCCACGTCGAAAAGCGGCGTCACCTTCCTGCCCGACGAGCCGCTGCCGGCGAAGCTGGTGAAGCGGTTGGTGCAGGCGCGACTCGCGGAGCTTGCCCCGGGCGGGAAGAAGCCCGCGGCCGCGAAGAAGAAGGCGCTCATCACCGAACGTGTGACCGACAGCGCCGTGAAGGAGGCCACCGGACGGGATTGGAAGGCCTGGATGCGCGCCTTGGATGCAGCGGGGGCGGCCGAGCTGAACCACAAGGAGCTTGTCGCGCTCGTGGCCCGGGAGGTCGAGTCCGGCTGGTGGCAGCAGTCGATCTCGGTGGCGTATGAGCAAGCTCGCGGCAAGCGGGTGGTGGGCGAGACAGCCACGACGGGTTTCCAGGTGGGGGTGGTGCGCACGCTGCCGATGACCGCTCCCGAGTTGTGGGACCTGCTCACGAAGCAGGCGGAGCGCTGGCTGGGTCCGGGCGCGAAGCTGAAGTTCGAGCCGGGGAAGGGCTATGAGGTTCCCAAGAGGCGCGGAGCCCCCGGCGTGCGCGGAGAGCTGCGGGTGGTGAAGCCCGGAGAGCGCCTGCGCATGACGTGGCAGCCAGACAGCTGGACGAAGCCGGCCACGTTGCAGCTCACCCTGGAGTCCAAGGCGAGAGGTGCCGCCCTCCACGTACACATGGAGAAGCTGCCGGACGCGAAGGCCCGGGAGGCCATGCGCGAGCACTGGTCGAAGATCCTCGCGAATATCGCGAAGGATTGA
- a CDS encoding Zn-dependent hydrolase: protein MNPSSKRVISDLKELEKLTSDERGAQRVAWGPVWRKAREWFAGKLKNELSLPIRQDGAGNLWATLQGDSERSIVIGSHLDSVPGGGWLDGCLGVLAGLEVLRVYAAKGERPPVTIHIVDWADEEGARFGRSLTGSAASAGSLEPHKELAHLVDRAGVKLPDALNENGITLDGMKTARKYFDDLRAEAYLELHIEQGPVLQEMKRPVGVVLGTMGVERHHLKFIGQAAHSGAAPLHLRQDAFLAGARFALAAQALATKLSGKTPRTRVVATCGVVKVEPNFVTAVPGRTEISIDMRALDADVLAKLLAGTKKASLAAAKEFKVKVEWSPILKITPRIFDETLTGFVRKAVKDVTGHSPEIPSGPLHDAAEMADIVPTAMVFAQSSPGISHTRIEDTPEPALDKSVRAFLATVEQTVKHLARKAEPRRKLAAGGRR from the coding sequence ATGAACCCTTCTTCGAAGCGTGTGATCTCCGACCTCAAGGAACTCGAGAAGCTCACCTCCGACGAGCGCGGTGCCCAGCGCGTCGCGTGGGGCCCCGTCTGGCGCAAGGCGCGCGAGTGGTTCGCGGGCAAGCTGAAGAATGAGCTCTCCCTCCCCATACGCCAGGACGGCGCAGGGAACCTCTGGGCCACGCTCCAGGGCGACTCCGAGCGGAGCATCGTCATTGGCAGCCATCTCGACTCGGTCCCTGGTGGCGGCTGGCTCGACGGCTGTCTCGGCGTGCTCGCAGGGCTCGAGGTCCTTCGCGTATACGCCGCGAAGGGCGAACGCCCGCCGGTGACGATCCACATCGTTGATTGGGCCGACGAGGAGGGCGCGCGCTTCGGCCGCAGCCTCACCGGGTCCGCCGCGTCCGCCGGCTCGCTCGAGCCGCACAAGGAACTCGCGCACCTCGTGGACCGCGCCGGCGTGAAGCTCCCCGACGCGCTGAACGAGAACGGCATCACCCTCGATGGCATGAAGACCGCGCGGAAGTACTTCGACGACCTGCGGGCCGAGGCCTACCTCGAGCTGCACATCGAGCAGGGGCCGGTGCTGCAGGAGATGAAGCGCCCGGTAGGCGTCGTCCTCGGGACGATGGGCGTCGAGCGCCACCATCTGAAGTTCATCGGGCAGGCCGCGCACTCCGGCGCCGCGCCGCTGCACCTGCGCCAGGATGCGTTCCTCGCAGGCGCCCGATTCGCCCTCGCCGCGCAGGCGCTCGCGACGAAGCTCTCCGGGAAGACGCCGCGCACGCGCGTGGTCGCGACCTGCGGCGTGGTGAAGGTCGAGCCGAACTTCGTCACCGCGGTGCCGGGCCGCACGGAGATCTCCATCGACATGCGCGCGCTCGACGCAGACGTGCTCGCGAAGCTGCTCGCGGGGACGAAGAAGGCGTCGCTCGCCGCTGCGAAGGAGTTCAAAGTCAAGGTCGAGTGGAGCCCGATCCTCAAGATCACCCCGCGCATCTTCGATGAGACGCTCACCGGCTTCGTGCGAAAAGCGGTCAAGGACGTCACCGGCCATTCGCCGGAGATCCCATCGGGTCCGCTCCATGACGCGGCGGAGATGGCCGACATCGTGCCGACCGCGATGGTCTTCGCGCAGTCATCACCGGGCATTTCGCACACCCGCATCGAGGACACGCCGGAGCCGGCGCTCGACAAGTCGGTGCGCGCGTTCCTCGCGACGGTCGAGCAGACCGTGAAGCACCTCGCGCGGAAGGCCGAGCCCCGGCGCAAGCTGGCCGCCGGAGGTCGCCGCTAG
- a CDS encoding ester cyclase — MTPEEACALAIRCRVELPRKPELADEILAPGFVLHALDPLTPPLGMGAESLKRAAQLYISAVPDMAFKVEDIVAAGDRVSVRWTSEGTHTARLLGFPATRKRLKFQGIDMFRISDGKIQEAWTSWDVLGVLPQLGVIPSLGAVLGLHLGLFPRLPLWVLNRGQSSKAAQGSSVELSKVGSATRET, encoded by the coding sequence ATGACCCCAGAAGAAGCGTGTGCGCTGGCGATCCGTTGCCGCGTCGAACTCCCGCGCAAGCCCGAGCTGGCGGACGAAATCCTGGCCCCTGGCTTCGTGCTCCACGCGCTCGATCCGCTCACTCCGCCGCTGGGCATGGGCGCCGAGAGCCTCAAGCGGGCGGCCCAGCTCTACATCAGCGCCGTGCCCGACATGGCGTTCAAGGTCGAGGACATCGTCGCGGCCGGGGACCGGGTGTCGGTGCGGTGGACCTCCGAGGGTACGCACACCGCGCGCCTGCTGGGCTTTCCCGCGACCCGAAAGCGGCTGAAGTTCCAGGGTATCGACATGTTCCGGATCTCCGACGGCAAGATCCAGGAGGCCTGGACGAGCTGGGATGTCCTGGGGGTGCTGCCGCAGCTGGGGGTCATCCCGTCCCTCGGGGCGGTGCTTGGGCTCCACCTGGGCCTGTTCCCGCGGCTGCCGCTCTGGGTCCTCAACCGGGGCCAGTCCTCGAAAGCTGCTCAGGGCTCCTCGGTGGAGCTATCCAAGGTGGGCTCGGCGACCCGGGAGACATAA
- a CDS encoding Rieske 2Fe-2S domain-containing protein encodes MRDAWYPVLLSKELPGGQPLPVKLFGDPLVLFRDESGQPACFLDACPHRFVPLSLGKVRRGRLACAYHGWQYNGAGRCVHLPLLPEGQSIPRTAVAHAYPCMEREGAVWIWPGDPRRAAASPLPLPTELPEGFELTNQLHKRIPSRYDYLIEHVLDLPHFFQVHAATLLRLYPASRKSLPEVVDVQESAEEMTVRFYYQIFSQRLPVTMKIFRPCHMRVDMALPGGRSFTALFFNTPTDETHTRGNMFVYRGFLTAPVLRQLSNWLLELTFYKAINEDMHLLSGQMENLAMKAKSTTGYFFDALLNRYHRWQRHADEQDLWFQGFEHARQRCAASPALESAAVPPEVEAAPAGPAPWGRPPAFGGSDR; translated from the coding sequence ATGCGTGACGCTTGGTACCCCGTCCTCCTCAGCAAGGAGCTGCCCGGGGGACAGCCACTTCCAGTGAAACTCTTCGGGGATCCGCTGGTGCTCTTCCGTGACGAATCGGGCCAGCCGGCCTGCTTCCTCGACGCCTGTCCGCATCGCTTCGTCCCTCTCTCGCTCGGAAAGGTGCGGCGGGGCCGGCTCGCGTGCGCCTATCACGGTTGGCAGTACAACGGGGCGGGGCGCTGTGTCCACCTGCCGCTCTTGCCGGAGGGACAGTCCATCCCCCGGACCGCGGTGGCCCACGCCTACCCCTGCATGGAGCGAGAGGGGGCCGTGTGGATCTGGCCGGGAGACCCCCGCCGCGCCGCCGCCAGCCCCCTGCCGCTGCCGACGGAGCTGCCCGAGGGGTTCGAGCTGACCAACCAACTCCACAAGCGCATCCCCAGTCGGTACGACTACCTCATCGAGCACGTGCTCGATCTTCCCCACTTCTTCCAGGTCCACGCGGCGACGCTGCTGAGGCTCTACCCCGCCTCGCGCAAGAGCCTGCCCGAGGTCGTCGATGTGCAGGAGAGCGCCGAGGAGATGACCGTGCGCTTCTACTATCAGATCTTCTCCCAGCGACTGCCGGTGACCATGAAGATCTTCCGCCCGTGTCACATGCGGGTGGACATGGCCCTGCCCGGGGGCCGCTCCTTCACGGCGCTGTTCTTCAACACCCCGACCGATGAGACCCACACGCGGGGCAACATGTTCGTCTACCGAGGCTTCCTCACGGCGCCCGTCCTCCGGCAGCTCTCCAACTGGCTGCTGGAGCTGACGTTCTACAAGGCCATCAACGAGGACATGCACTTGCTCTCCGGACAGATGGAGAACCTCGCGATGAAGGCCAAGAGCACGACCGGGTACTTCTTCGATGCGCTCCTGAACCGCTACCACCGGTGGCAGCGCCACGCCGACGAGCAGGACCTGTGGTTCCAGGGGTTCGAGCACGCTCGGCAGCGCTGCGCGGCCAGTCCTGCCCTGGAGAGTGCCGCGGTGCCCCCCGAAGTCGAAGCTGCCCCCGCAGGGCCCGCCCCCTGGGGCCGCCCGCCCGCATTTGGAGGAAGTGACCGATGA
- the fusA gene encoding elongation factor G, which yields MSRTTRIERYRNIGIMAHIDAGKTTLTERILFFTGRIRAMGEVHAGSTEMDWMVQEKQRGITITSAATTAFWKPMRGPFVGTAHRINILDTPGHVDFTIEVERSLRVLDGAVAVFDASQGVEPQSETVWHQANRHGVPRIAFLNKMDKVGADFAMSVHSIRQRLDANPVPVQLPIGAGPEFSGVVDLLRMKAFHFDEASGEPSEREFPEALRAEAEALRLRLIEACAEVDGTVLRKYVEGRLADITEEELERALRAGTLQRQLVPVLCGAAFKKKGVQMLLDAVVNYLPAPSDLPAVEGVTPDTEVQVTRSANEEEPVCAFVFKLMHDKAVGSIVFLRVYSGTLRTGMAVLNPRQQRRERVGRLMFMHANKREEVDEVHAGDICAALNLRGVRTGDTLCALEAPVVLESLRFPEPVIQLAIEARSRGEQQKMEDGLVRLAAEDPSLRVVVDPETGQQLLSGMGELHLEIVVDRLRTEYGVEARVGQPKVAYRESLRQKVRQDYRHVRQTGGPGQYAHVVMEVGPAPRGSGLVFVDDTHNGVIPKEFIPAIEKGVEGAMQRGVLAGYPVVDVEVRLVDGSTHVRDSTPQAFTLAGSLAFQEAARRAGVRLLEPVMDVEVTTPEEFLGEVLGDLSARRGRVRGMEGHGTVRSVSAQVPMASLFGYVTSLRGRTQGRAMATLKLATYEPVPDTLQESVLEAQQ from the coding sequence ATGTCTCGCACCACACGCATCGAGCGCTACCGCAACATCGGCATCATGGCCCACATCGACGCGGGCAAAACCACGCTCACCGAGCGGATCCTCTTCTTCACGGGTCGCATCCGCGCCATGGGCGAGGTGCATGCTGGCTCCACCGAGATGGACTGGATGGTGCAGGAGAAGCAGCGCGGCATCACCATCACCTCGGCGGCCACCACCGCCTTCTGGAAGCCGATGCGAGGGCCCTTCGTGGGCACCGCGCACCGCATCAACATCCTGGACACTCCGGGACACGTGGACTTCACCATCGAGGTGGAGCGCTCGCTGCGCGTGCTGGATGGCGCGGTGGCGGTGTTCGACGCCAGCCAGGGCGTGGAGCCCCAGTCGGAGACGGTGTGGCACCAGGCCAACCGGCATGGGGTGCCGCGCATCGCCTTCCTCAACAAGATGGACAAGGTGGGCGCGGACTTCGCCATGAGCGTGCATTCCATCCGCCAGCGGCTGGATGCCAACCCGGTGCCGGTGCAGCTCCCCATCGGAGCTGGCCCGGAGTTCAGCGGCGTCGTGGACCTGCTGCGCATGAAGGCCTTCCACTTCGACGAGGCGTCGGGAGAGCCCTCGGAGCGGGAGTTCCCCGAGGCGCTGCGCGCCGAGGCGGAGGCGTTGCGCCTGCGGCTCATCGAGGCGTGCGCGGAGGTGGATGGCACTGTCCTGCGGAAGTACGTGGAGGGAAGGCTGGCGGACATCACGGAGGAGGAGCTGGAGCGCGCGCTCCGCGCGGGTACCTTGCAGCGGCAGCTGGTGCCGGTGCTCTGCGGGGCGGCTTTCAAGAAGAAGGGTGTGCAGATGCTGCTGGATGCGGTCGTCAACTACCTCCCCGCGCCGTCGGATCTCCCGGCGGTCGAGGGCGTCACTCCGGACACCGAGGTGCAGGTCACCCGCTCGGCCAACGAGGAGGAACCCGTGTGCGCGTTCGTCTTCAAGCTCATGCACGACAAGGCGGTGGGGAGCATCGTCTTCCTGCGCGTCTACTCGGGCACGCTGCGCACGGGCATGGCCGTGCTCAACCCCCGCCAGCAGCGCCGCGAGCGCGTCGGGCGGCTGATGTTCATGCATGCCAACAAGCGAGAGGAGGTGGATGAGGTGCATGCGGGCGACATCTGCGCGGCGCTGAACCTGCGCGGGGTGCGCACGGGCGACACGTTGTGCGCGCTGGAGGCTCCGGTGGTGCTGGAGTCGCTCCGCTTCCCCGAGCCGGTCATCCAGCTCGCCATCGAGGCGCGCTCTCGGGGGGAGCAGCAGAAGATGGAGGACGGACTGGTGAGGCTGGCGGCGGAGGATCCCTCGCTGCGCGTGGTGGTGGACCCGGAGACCGGGCAGCAGCTGCTGTCCGGCATGGGCGAGCTGCACCTGGAGATCGTGGTGGATCGCCTGCGGACCGAGTACGGCGTGGAGGCGCGCGTAGGCCAGCCCAAGGTGGCCTACCGCGAGTCGCTGCGTCAGAAGGTCCGCCAGGACTACCGCCACGTGCGACAGACCGGCGGGCCCGGACAGTACGCCCATGTGGTGATGGAGGTGGGGCCGGCGCCGCGAGGCTCGGGACTGGTCTTCGTGGATGACACGCACAACGGCGTCATCCCGAAGGAGTTCATCCCGGCCATCGAGAAGGGGGTGGAGGGCGCCATGCAGCGTGGCGTGCTGGCGGGCTACCCGGTGGTGGACGTGGAGGTACGGCTGGTGGATGGGAGCACGCACGTGCGTGACTCCACCCCCCAGGCGTTCACCCTGGCCGGCTCTCTGGCCTTCCAGGAGGCGGCGCGCAGGGCGGGCGTGAGGTTGCTGGAGCCCGTGATGGACGTGGAGGTCACCACGCCGGAGGAGTTCCTCGGAGAGGTTCTCGGGGATCTGTCCGCGCGGCGTGGGCGTGTGCGGGGGATGGAGGGCCATGGCACGGTGCGGAGCGTCTCCGCGCAGGTGCCCATGGCCAGCCTCTTCGGCTACGTGACCAGCTTGCGGGGGCGCACCCAGGGCCGGGCCATGGCCACCCTGAAGCTGGCCACCTACGAGCCGGTGCCTGACACGCTGCAGGAGTCGGTGCTGGAGGCTCAGCAGTAA
- a CDS encoding DUF5011 domain-containing protein, with protein sequence MSRTALLGSVVVSALAGCGSTEQQPEPDSTLAARARLPMAQATSASPVISPDLSTRTVTPPPWIHQTMPSIVAGNGMYLVVWTEANSQNSPSSHDVFATRVNASTGALLDSEPIALGTASDVDVYPAAGFDGTNFLVAWSRVPFAYAVRVRASDGALLDSPRNISHPYPSRTGYPLPHMNPAIAFDGASYLVVWNGAYGTQDGFIEDGILGAWVNPATGQPHSGYSFVISRRQGSSPKVAYGGGRYLVTWSDNTGGSQNVYGVRIDAASRQVLDATPRPLIAAPGAQEQSPVVASDGSNFLVVWRLSNGTLEAARVQGATGTALTPYTTVGTASTQAAAVTFDGQDYRVAWVGNHEGAVKAFGTQVSTSGAAGEQLLLSSTAYTTQSDAPGIAATSPGRFLMLYSLYDRTRMRLVQDEQPQECGAQQPTMVLNGPATMNLQCTQGATYTDLGAQAFDGCGNPLVVRGHNTGSDSSGPGPNPGVEGNYTISYVAWDAQGRTVSATRTVNVEDSQAPTLQFLGAAEVTHTCGSMWNDPGVTASDACYGSLTHTVWRTGEVNGWAAGTYTVTYSLTDTGGNSAPPLTRTVHVVNCPW encoded by the coding sequence TTGTCTCGCACCGCCCTCCTGGGCTCGGTAGTGGTCAGCGCTCTCGCGGGCTGTGGTTCCACAGAGCAGCAGCCCGAGCCAGACTCCACGCTGGCCGCCCGGGCTCGGCTGCCCATGGCGCAGGCCACGTCCGCCTCCCCTGTCATCTCACCCGACTTGTCGACACGGACTGTCACCCCGCCGCCGTGGATTCACCAGACCATGCCCTCCATCGTCGCGGGCAATGGCATGTACCTGGTCGTATGGACCGAGGCCAACAGCCAAAACAGCCCCTCTTCCCATGACGTCTTCGCGACGCGGGTGAATGCCTCGACGGGCGCACTGCTGGACTCCGAGCCCATCGCCCTCGGGACGGCTTCGGATGTGGATGTGTACCCCGCGGCCGGCTTCGACGGGACGAACTTCCTCGTCGCCTGGAGCCGAGTGCCCTTCGCCTACGCGGTGCGGGTGAGAGCGTCGGATGGCGCGCTGCTCGACAGCCCCCGCAACATCAGCCATCCGTATCCCAGCCGCACAGGCTACCCGCTGCCGCACATGAACCCCGCCATTGCCTTCGACGGGGCGAGCTACCTGGTCGTCTGGAACGGCGCCTACGGCACTCAGGACGGGTTCATCGAAGACGGCATCCTCGGTGCCTGGGTGAACCCCGCGACCGGGCAGCCCCACTCGGGCTACAGCTTCGTCATCAGCCGGCGCCAGGGCAGCTCCCCCAAGGTGGCCTACGGCGGCGGGCGCTACCTGGTGACCTGGTCCGACAACACCGGCGGGTCGCAGAACGTCTATGGCGTGCGCATCGACGCCGCATCCCGGCAGGTGCTCGACGCAACGCCGCGGCCTCTCATCGCCGCCCCAGGAGCCCAGGAACAGAGCCCGGTGGTGGCCTCGGACGGCAGCAACTTCCTGGTGGTCTGGCGGCTCAGTAACGGCACGCTCGAGGCGGCCCGGGTGCAGGGCGCGACAGGCACGGCCCTCACGCCCTACACCACCGTGGGCACGGCGAGCACCCAGGCTGCCGCGGTCACCTTCGATGGGCAGGACTATCGGGTGGCCTGGGTGGGCAACCACGAGGGGGCCGTGAAGGCGTTCGGCACCCAGGTGTCCACCAGCGGCGCGGCCGGCGAGCAGCTCTTGCTCTCCTCCACCGCCTACACGACCCAGTCGGATGCGCCGGGCATCGCCGCGACGAGTCCGGGCCGTTTCCTGATGCTCTACAGCTTGTACGACCGCACCCGGATGCGGCTGGTGCAGGACGAGCAGCCCCAGGAATGCGGCGCGCAGCAGCCCACGATGGTGCTCAACGGCCCAGCGACGATGAACCTGCAGTGTACCCAGGGCGCCACCTACACCGACCTCGGCGCCCAGGCGTTCGACGGGTGCGGCAACCCGCTCGTGGTGCGCGGGCACAACACGGGCTCGGACTCCTCTGGCCCCGGCCCGAACCCGGGGGTCGAGGGCAACTACACGATCTCCTACGTCGCGTGGGACGCGCAGGGGCGCACGGTGAGCGCTACCCGCACGGTAAACGTGGAGGACTCCCAGGCGCCCACGCTGCAGTTCCTCGGCGCGGCGGAGGTGACGCACACCTGCGGCAGCATGTGGAATGACCCCGGCGTGACGGCCTCGGACGCGTGCTACGGCTCGCTGACGCACACCGTGTGGCGCACCGGTGAGGTGAACGGCTGGGCCGCGGGCACCTACACGGTGACGTACTCGCTGACGGACACCGGTGGCAACAGCGCCCCGCCCCTGACCCGCACCGTGCATGTGGTCAACTGCCCCTGGTAG
- a CDS encoding CARDB domain-containing protein: protein MHMPKWWLGALAGALVGCSAGPYPGDPDFDTEPGGWDGPGAPSDTGMPDFQLELVTGPSELGANTATLLRARLCNRGEVEASTEVAFFLSLDNVIDERDEYLSTSMRVPVSAGYCRDASARAVMPSVGEGSYFLGAIVDPQGRVSEVSESNNQRGGGRILVDITAPAAPVLAWTTQGSGIPQLPQLSVQTEANATVRIYGGGSCQGMPLADSATGSNTYCEVPLDLPSYSVISYSARAYDFAGNASSCTNIPAPAGYGNTDTTPPAPPVLVETNWSYGTTQHQLFVRGTAEPLSEVGIFVDVQCTGNPVATVSASANGTFSATLTVAATGVGSIRRVFVAARDAALNESTCIGGPTYETPCPQGYANCDGNPANGCEVDLTSDADHCGTCGTTCPDRGNAEGVCVASTCGIGCPVGTYDCDGNAANGCESTQACGPASCTIDRSEELVITSLSVVEDMIRTPVGGAWHFETLMRSLAGGQDPSPLVRQWLRTWTTTQTINGLTVPARPQMMTKVLGPWEELSGGPNQPLNFAHAPFRLLAIVNRMDLRQPGVQAGEGRFVFGVLDPNGNPLEFTVIFEYALPGTTPEAIQAWAHDWHELGQLGLSHPDFKMKLHALTNRFAKEGVMPGRPHGSALNQIRTNEVALGEPWEMREFVLTTSGLQPATVKLTPDNGFQNTNTLSSFINANQADILAEQHTVPERFSGQRFLGASSKVPENFFWRAPSVNTEARHKFSLNTCNGCHAGETGTDFVHIANRAEGQLAVLSPFLRGGTVQDPVTRQTRQFDDLGRRAQDLATLVCGTPATGIKGSDLTFESLLGYPAPSNLPRARVH from the coding sequence ATGCACATGCCGAAGTGGTGGTTGGGCGCACTCGCGGGTGCGCTCGTGGGCTGTTCTGCGGGGCCGTATCCAGGTGATCCGGACTTCGACACCGAGCCCGGTGGCTGGGATGGCCCAGGGGCGCCTTCCGACACGGGCATGCCGGACTTCCAGCTCGAGTTGGTGACGGGGCCCTCGGAACTGGGCGCGAACACGGCCACCTTGCTTCGCGCGCGGCTGTGCAACCGGGGCGAGGTGGAGGCCAGCACCGAGGTGGCCTTCTTCCTCTCTCTCGACAACGTCATCGATGAGCGCGACGAGTACCTGAGCACCAGCATGCGGGTGCCGGTGTCTGCGGGGTACTGCCGGGATGCGAGCGCGCGGGCGGTGATGCCGAGCGTCGGAGAGGGCAGCTACTTCCTGGGCGCCATCGTGGATCCGCAGGGCCGGGTGAGCGAGGTGAGTGAGAGCAACAACCAGCGCGGGGGGGGCCGCATCCTGGTGGACATCACCGCGCCTGCGGCTCCGGTGCTTGCGTGGACGACGCAGGGGAGTGGCATCCCGCAGCTGCCCCAGCTGTCGGTGCAGACCGAGGCGAACGCGACCGTCCGCATCTACGGCGGAGGCAGCTGCCAAGGGATGCCGCTGGCGGACTCCGCGACCGGTTCGAACACGTATTGCGAGGTGCCGCTCGACCTGCCGTCCTATTCGGTGATCAGCTACTCCGCGCGGGCGTATGACTTCGCGGGCAATGCCTCGAGTTGCACCAACATCCCCGCACCAGCCGGGTACGGGAACACGGACACGACGCCGCCAGCCCCACCTGTGCTGGTCGAGACGAACTGGAGCTACGGCACCACGCAGCATCAGCTCTTCGTCCGGGGCACCGCCGAGCCGCTGAGCGAGGTGGGCATCTTCGTGGACGTGCAATGCACGGGCAATCCGGTGGCCACGGTCTCCGCGAGCGCCAATGGCACCTTCAGCGCCACGCTCACGGTGGCCGCCACGGGCGTGGGCAGCATCCGTCGGGTGTTCGTCGCGGCGCGGGACGCCGCGCTCAACGAGTCCACGTGCATCGGGGGACCCACGTACGAGACGCCGTGCCCGCAGGGCTACGCCAACTGTGACGGGAACCCGGCCAACGGCTGCGAGGTGGACCTGACGTCGGACGCGGACCACTGCGGCACCTGCGGCACCACCTGCCCGGATCGGGGCAACGCGGAGGGTGTCTGCGTGGCGAGCACGTGTGGCATCGGCTGCCCGGTGGGGACGTACGACTGCGACGGCAACGCGGCCAACGGCTGTGAGTCCACCCAGGCGTGCGGCCCGGCCTCATGCACCATCGACCGCTCGGAGGAGCTGGTCATCACCTCGCTCTCGGTGGTGGAGGACATGATCCGCACGCCGGTGGGTGGCGCCTGGCACTTCGAAACGCTGATGCGCTCGCTGGCGGGGGGACAGGATCCGTCTCCGCTGGTGCGCCAGTGGCTCCGGACGTGGACGACGACGCAGACGATCAACGGGCTGACCGTGCCGGCGCGGCCGCAGATGATGACGAAGGTGCTCGGGCCGTGGGAGGAGCTGAGCGGCGGGCCCAATCAACCGCTGAACTTCGCGCATGCGCCGTTCCGGCTGCTGGCGATCGTCAACCGGATGGACCTGCGGCAACCTGGGGTGCAGGCCGGCGAGGGACGCTTCGTCTTCGGAGTGCTGGACCCGAACGGCAACCCGCTGGAGTTCACGGTGATCTTCGAGTACGCGCTGCCGGGCACGACGCCGGAGGCAATCCAGGCCTGGGCGCATGACTGGCATGAGCTGGGGCAGCTGGGGCTGAGCCACCCGGACTTCAAGATGAAGCTGCACGCGCTGACGAATCGCTTCGCCAAGGAGGGAGTGATGCCGGGCCGGCCGCATGGCAGCGCGCTGAACCAGATCCGCACCAACGAGGTGGCGCTGGGCGAGCCGTGGGAGATGCGGGAGTTCGTGCTGACGACATCGGGGCTGCAGCCGGCGACGGTGAAGCTGACGCCGGACAACGGCTTCCAGAACACGAACACGCTGAGCAGCTTCATCAACGCCAACCAGGCGGACATCCTGGCCGAGCAGCACACGGTACCGGAGCGCTTCTCCGGGCAGCGGTTCCTGGGGGCTTCGTCGAAGGTGCCGGAGAACTTCTTCTGGCGTGCGCCCTCGGTGAACACCGAGGCGCGGCACAAGTTCTCGCTCAACACGTGCAACGGGTGCCATGCGGGTGAGACGGGCACGGATTTCGTACACATCGCCAACCGTGCCGAGGGCCAGCTGGCAGTGCTGTCTCCCTTCTTGAGGGGCGGAACGGTGCAGGATCCGGTGACGCGCCAGACGCGGCAGTTCGACGATTTAGGGCGACGTGCGCAGGATCTGGCAACGCTGGTGTGCGGAACTCCGGCCACGGGCATCAAGGGCTCGGACCTGACGTTCGAGTCGCTGCTGGGCTACCCGGCGCCGTCCAACCTGCCTCGGGCGCGCGTCCACTGA